In Candidatus Amarolinea dominans, a genomic segment contains:
- a CDS encoding RHS repeat-associated core domain-containing protein → MKKYYYAEAVRVAMRTGVSPGTVNYLLSDHLGSQALTLTSAGARLNTNTELRYMPYGVARYTAGVTLTTFNFTGQRKDSGSGLLFYNARWYDPYLNRWIQPDSIIPNPGDPQNLNRYSYCRNNPLRFIDPSGHDPLDQAWQEEFEQMHHRAPTAEDILIRLFSIAFPGEWNWSVFYDADGNYVQGNLESVFRDNRPANWSWNDMPSALERLTGWYKTGEEGMFTRDIGSLFGGLANRLEAPNAWPAVSNAGNPIRTWVYFDRQGLPASFMGTSDDDANVHHWAWALTMGAEYGPGGSLLNTGREITQFHGDWRNSWSDVSIGNRGAALGVRFRVLGLTDITHAWNLFMLDRWF, encoded by the coding sequence ATGAAGAAGTATTACTACGCCGAAGCAGTGCGGGTCGCCATGCGCACGGGGGTCAGCCCGGGCACAGTGAACTACCTGCTGAGCGATCATCTCGGTTCGCAGGCGCTGACGCTGACCAGCGCCGGCGCGCGGCTCAACACGAACACCGAGCTGCGCTACATGCCTTACGGCGTGGCGCGCTATACCGCTGGCGTGACGCTGACGACGTTCAACTTCACCGGTCAGCGCAAGGACAGCGGGAGCGGTTTGCTGTTCTACAACGCCAGGTGGTATGACCCTTATCTTAACCGGTGGATCCAACCCGACAGCATTATACCCAATCCTGGCGATCCGCAAAATCTCAATCGCTACTCTTACTGCCGGAATAATCCTCTACGCTTTATCGATCCATCAGGCCACGATCCGCTGGATCAGGCCTGGCAAGAGGAATTTGAGCAGATGCATCATCGTGCGCCGACGGCCGAAGACATCTTGATTCGTCTGTTCTCGATAGCCTTTCCTGGCGAGTGGAATTGGTCAGTCTTCTACGACGCTGACGGTAACTACGTCCAGGGAAACCTGGAGAGCGTATTCCGTGACAACCGACCTGCTAACTGGTCATGGAATGACATGCCAAGCGCATTAGAACGATTGACCGGTTGGTACAAGACTGGCGAAGAGGGTATGTTCACCAGAGACATTGGTAGCCTGTTCGGAGGTCTAGCCAATCGCTTGGAAGCGCCAAACGCTTGGCCGGCGGTCAGCAATGCAGGGAATCCCATACGGACCTGGGTTTATTTTGATCGGCAGGGGTTGCCTGCCTCGTTCATGGGCACCTCAGATGACGATGCGAATGTGCATCATTGGGCTTGGGCGCTGACCATGGGGGCGGAGTACGGCCCGGGCGGCAGTTTGCTCAACACGGGGCGCGAAATCACGCAATTTCATGGCGATTGGCGCAATAGCTGGTCAGATGTCAGCATCGGAAATCGCGGGGCTGCGCTCGGTGTTCGATTCCGTGTCCTGGGGTTGACGGACATCACACACGCATGGAACCTCTTTATGCTGGATCGTTGGTTCTGA
- a CDS encoding tyrosine-type recombinase/integrase encodes MSELRRYQHLRQANWRPARLEDNIRRFWSGHLRLWRWLCEHHAVTQLTDVKRQYILDYVDHRLAAGYAAKSINQDLRALHAFVLFLQDNDHRVPQALLRLRYLKEPDSLPRFLTDDEVRRLRADCEQRVAQAKLSHQHRDALLDRAAFYLMWQGGLRLGEVEELRLDDLNLTARQLTVRRGKGQQDRTVYLTDITVQALQAYLAGRGMGPTNHVFLYRNQPVCKDLLRSRIKAAGVRTGIKVYPHRLRHTCATQLLNAGCRITSIQKLLGHRRLNSTLIYARVHDQTVAADYFAAMIRVEQRLDLTPAPPADPPPPVNDVVTEETSLALLARLAVPALPDAERLTLVAQLRRLLQSPTPLAPPPSVVPPTCAAPTP; translated from the coding sequence GTGTCCGAACTGAGGCGTTATCAACACCTCCGTCAAGCCAACTGGCGCCCCGCTCGGCTGGAAGACAACATCCGACGCTTCTGGAGCGGCCACCTCCGTCTCTGGCGCTGGCTGTGCGAACACCATGCCGTGACCCAGTTAACGGATGTCAAACGCCAATACATCCTGGACTATGTGGATCACCGCTTGGCTGCCGGTTATGCCGCCAAAAGCATCAACCAAGACCTGCGCGCCTTGCACGCCTTTGTGCTCTTCCTGCAAGACAACGATCACCGGGTGCCGCAGGCGTTGCTGCGCCTGCGCTATCTCAAGGAACCGGATAGCCTCCCCCGTTTCTTGACCGACGATGAGGTGCGTCGTTTGCGCGCTGACTGCGAGCAACGCGTCGCTCAGGCCAAGCTATCGCATCAGCACCGCGATGCCCTGCTTGATCGCGCCGCCTTCTACCTCATGTGGCAGGGCGGGCTGCGCCTGGGTGAGGTCGAAGAACTGCGCCTCGACGATCTCAATCTGACTGCCCGCCAACTCACCGTCCGCCGGGGCAAGGGGCAGCAGGATCGCACCGTCTATCTCACTGATATCACCGTGCAGGCGCTCCAAGCCTATCTGGCCGGGCGCGGTATGGGGCCAACCAACCACGTCTTTCTCTACCGCAACCAACCGGTCTGCAAGGACTTACTGCGCAGTCGCATCAAGGCTGCTGGCGTACGCACCGGCATCAAAGTCTACCCCCATCGCCTGCGCCACACCTGTGCCACGCAACTGCTCAACGCCGGCTGCCGCATCACCTCGATCCAAAAGCTGCTGGGACACCGTCGGCTCAACTCCACCTTGATCTACGCTCGCGTCCACGACCAGACCGTCGCGGCTGACTACTTCGCCGCCATGATACGGGTCGAACAACGCCTCGATCTGACTCCAGCGCCCCCAGCCGACCCACCCCCGCCAGTCAACGACGTTGTCACCGAGGAGACCTCGCTGGCGCTGCTCGCGCGCCTGGCCGTGCCGGCCCTGCCTGACGCAGAACGGCTGACCCTGGTAGCGCAATTGCGCCGTCTGCTTCAGTCCCCAACACCGCTGGCGCCGCCACCTTCGGTCGTACCCCCCACGTGTGCCGCACCAACGCCGTGA
- a CDS encoding tyrosine-type recombinase/integrase produces the protein MLTEIECFVNWVRRRNPDARTWRDYRGDLRQFADLVGDLLPAAVTLRDIDRFVRQQASQGCQPSTINRRLAAITAFYTFLADEDTTLVCPVLPHRHGLREPQRLPRPVQQDAIRKFFAVITDPRDRAMFLLMLRCGLRISEVATLRLTDLFLDETLPRMIIHGKGSKDRTAYLSPQAEQAVRTYLAVRPHVTCDALFVSYQGQGLSTTAIHLRLLAYRTQAGVTLTAHRLRHTFANDLLNADVPVTTIQKLLGHAWLETTQIYVAANDRQVQADYNAACAQIENWADTAPAGGAS, from the coding sequence ATGCTAACCGAGATCGAATGCTTCGTCAATTGGGTGCGCCGTCGCAACCCTGATGCGCGCACCTGGCGGGATTACCGTGGCGATTTGCGACAGTTTGCAGACCTCGTCGGCGACCTGCTACCGGCCGCCGTCACGTTGCGGGATATTGACCGCTTCGTGAGGCAACAGGCCAGCCAAGGGTGTCAACCCAGCACAATCAACCGCCGCCTGGCTGCCATCACTGCTTTCTACACATTTCTTGCTGACGAAGACACCACGTTGGTCTGCCCTGTATTGCCGCACCGGCATGGGTTACGCGAGCCACAGCGCCTGCCACGACCCGTTCAGCAAGATGCCATCCGCAAATTCTTCGCCGTTATCACTGACCCGCGCGATCGGGCGATGTTTCTCCTCATGCTACGCTGTGGCCTGCGCATCTCGGAGGTCGCGACGCTGCGACTCACAGACCTCTTTCTGGACGAAACGCTGCCCCGCATGATAATTCACGGCAAAGGCAGCAAGGATCGCACGGCCTACCTTTCGCCGCAGGCTGAACAGGCTGTACGTACCTATCTGGCCGTGCGCCCGCACGTCACCTGCGACGCCCTCTTCGTCAGCTACCAAGGCCAGGGTCTCTCCACTACGGCCATCCATCTGCGTTTGCTCGCCTACCGTACACAAGCCGGTGTCACCCTCACCGCCCACCGTTTGCGCCACACCTTCGCCAACGACCTGCTCAACGCTGACGTGCCGGTGACTACCATCCAGAAACTGCTCGGCCACGCCTGGCTGGAAACCACGCAGATCTACGTGGCTGCCAATGATCGTCAGGTGCAAGCCGACTACAATGCCGCCTGCGCACAAATCGAGAATTGGGCTGACACCGCGCCCGCGGGAGGCGCATCATGA